In a single window of the Hydrogenobaculum sp. 3684 genome:
- a CDS encoding D-sedoheptulose 7-phosphate isomerase: protein MEDLLKIVNDSFINSIETKRAFLEMYKDRIVEVGLIMAQALLDGNKILFFGNGGSAADSQHLAAEIVGRYKKERKGLPSIALTTDTSILTAVGNDYGFDVIFERQIEALCMPGDVAIGISTSGNSPNVIKGLMKAHDMGATTIAFSGKQGGKVVDIAHYSFVVPSYDTARIQECHITLGHTLCEIIDEVVNEKLSMA from the coding sequence ATGGAAGACTTGTTAAAAATTGTAAATGACTCTTTTATAAACAGCATAGAGACCAAAAGGGCATTTTTGGAGATGTATAAAGATAGGATAGTAGAAGTGGGACTTATCATGGCTCAGGCTCTTTTGGATGGTAATAAAATTTTGTTTTTTGGAAATGGGGGCTCAGCAGCAGACTCACAGCATTTAGCCGCAGAGATTGTGGGGCGCTACAAAAAAGAAAGAAAAGGCCTTCCTTCTATAGCCCTTACCACAGATACTTCTATACTTACAGCCGTTGGTAACGATTATGGATTTGATGTAATCTTTGAGCGTCAGATAGAAGCCCTTTGTATGCCTGGGGATGTGGCTATTGGTATATCTACATCTGGGAACTCTCCAAACGTAATAAAAGGTCTTATGAAAGCTCACGATATGGGAGCTACTACCATAGCTTTTAGCGGTAAGCAAGGGGGCAAGGTGGTGGATATAGCCCATTATAGTTTTGTAGTACCCTCTTACGATACAGCAAGAATCCAAGAGTGTCACATAACACTTGGACACACTTTATGCGAAATCATAGATGAAGTTGTAAATGAAAAGCTATCTATGGCCTAA
- a CDS encoding ComEC/Rec2 family competence protein — MKSYLWPKSVFLYPLLFFILLGFLTFKDNIKSPKTHLKNGFYKIEAKALTNSEVKVLNPSYLKGDILHLNIKLPKDSYIKGYIKVKNGIAKTSKDFLEISKPNNRDLGLLERLKIFLKNRFKSTTSNDWSKDIGLALLFGEGVKALPEDLLTSFSVNSLIFLLIMSGIHIDLIFKNLSNLFFGEYKDVFALLLLITYVGIFMEHGAPIIRAVSYLIVSVLLKTFYRYASNIKIFFISGILTLCFNISFYKSIGFWLSMVITFYILFYLKSVETPKTFFGKIALSMELSLVAILSSMPMISKLGPISILAVLVVPFLLLVVELYLVLGLLNILTVFSIPIFYIPLNKIAYYFGDIVYELNLRPMYFKIPIYYGVVFDGLLLLSIVFIKDRFLKVFSMIFLFGLAYAMWGL, encoded by the coding sequence ATGAAAAGCTATCTATGGCCTAAAAGTGTATTTTTATATCCACTTTTATTTTTTATACTTTTAGGTTTTCTGACTTTTAAAGATAATATTAAAAGCCCTAAAACCCATCTAAAAAATGGTTTTTACAAAATAGAGGCTAAAGCATTGACAAATTCTGAAGTAAAGGTACTAAACCCATCTTATCTAAAAGGCGATATCTTGCATCTAAACATAAAACTTCCAAAAGATAGCTATATAAAAGGTTATATAAAGGTAAAAAACGGCATCGCAAAAACTTCAAAAGATTTTTTGGAAATATCAAAACCAAATAACCGTGATTTGGGGCTTTTAGAAAGACTAAAGATATTTTTAAAAAATAGGTTCAAAAGCACCACTTCAAACGATTGGTCAAAGGATATAGGCCTTGCGCTTTTGTTTGGAGAGGGCGTGAAGGCTCTTCCAGAGGACCTTCTTACAAGTTTTTCGGTAAACTCTTTGATATTTTTGCTCATTATGTCTGGGATACATATAGACCTTATATTTAAAAATCTATCAAACCTCTTTTTTGGTGAGTATAAAGATGTTTTTGCACTTTTACTTTTGATAACCTATGTCGGTATTTTTATGGAACACGGGGCTCCTATAATAAGGGCTGTTAGCTATCTTATAGTGAGTGTTTTGCTAAAAACCTTTTATAGATACGCAAGCAACATAAAAATATTTTTTATATCTGGTATTCTTACGCTTTGTTTTAATATATCTTTTTATAAAAGTATTGGTTTTTGGCTTTCAATGGTTATAACATTTTATATACTCTTTTATCTTAAAAGCGTAGAAACTCCTAAAACCTTCTTTGGTAAGATAGCGCTTTCTATGGAGCTTTCTTTGGTGGCAATTCTTAGTTCTATGCCAATGATTTCAAAGCTTGGGCCTATATCTATATTAGCTGTTTTGGTGGTACCGTTTTTGCTTCTAGTTGTAGAATTATACCTTGTTTTGGGGCTTTTAAACATATTAACGGTTTTTTCTATACCTATATTTTATATACCTTTAAATAAAATAGCCTATTATTTTGGAGATATCGTTTATGAGCTAAATCTAAGACCTATGTACTTTAAAATACCTATTTACTATGGAGTGGTTTTTGATGGACTTTTGCTACTATCTATAGTTTTTATAAAAGATAGATTTTTAAAAGTCTTTTCTATGATATTTCTTTTTGGTTTAGCTTACGCTATGTGGGGTTTATAA
- a CDS encoding aspartate aminotransferase family protein, which yields MFLMNTYPRKDIAFVRGENSVLFDKNGKRYIDFLSGIAVNTLGYSHQKLKNALKNQIDEIIHTSNLYENPWQEEVASKLISFYKDRGKVFFCNSGTEANEAAIKLTRKYFKDKGKDKYRIITFKGGFHGRTMGSLSATPRPNLHQGFEPMLEGFDYAEFNDINSVKSLMTDKTAGIMIEAIQGEGGINEANLDFLKELEILCKENDMLLILDEVQAGMGRTGKFFAYQYADIKPDIVTMAKGLGSGLPIGAVIAKDEISESFGVGTHGATFGGNALSCMAASITLDEIPNLMKDIPSKEAIFRNALESFGLLKGKGLMLGLDIKKDCKEISNELHKRGLVINCTANSVLRMLPPLVITKEEIEEGLDILTSTLKDLL from the coding sequence ATGTTTTTAATGAACACGTATCCTCGTAAAGATATTGCTTTTGTAAGAGGAGAAAATTCTGTTTTATTTGACAAAAATGGTAAAAGGTACATAGATTTTTTATCAGGTATTGCTGTAAATACGCTAGGGTATTCACATCAAAAGCTTAAAAACGCTTTGAAAAATCAAATAGATGAGATAATCCATACTTCAAACCTATACGAAAACCCTTGGCAAGAAGAAGTAGCTTCAAAGTTAATAAGCTTTTATAAAGACAGGGGCAAAGTATTTTTTTGCAACAGCGGCACAGAAGCCAACGAAGCAGCCATAAAACTAACAAGAAAATACTTCAAGGACAAAGGAAAAGACAAATACCGTATCATCACATTTAAAGGCGGGTTTCACGGAAGGACTATGGGCTCTTTGTCGGCCACTCCCAGACCAAACCTGCACCAAGGTTTTGAACCGATGCTTGAGGGTTTTGATTACGCCGAGTTTAACGATATAAACTCCGTTAAAAGCCTAATGACGGATAAAACAGCAGGCATAATGATAGAAGCCATTCAAGGAGAAGGTGGTATAAACGAAGCAAACTTAGATTTTCTAAAAGAGCTTGAAATATTATGCAAAGAAAACGATATGCTTCTTATCTTGGATGAGGTCCAAGCTGGCATGGGAAGAACCGGTAAGTTTTTTGCATATCAATATGCAGATATAAAACCAGATATCGTTACGATGGCAAAAGGGCTTGGCTCTGGGCTTCCTATAGGAGCTGTTATTGCAAAAGATGAGATTTCAGAATCTTTTGGAGTGGGTACCCACGGGGCTACCTTTGGAGGAAACGCCCTTTCTTGCATGGCAGCATCTATTACCCTTGATGAGATACCAAATCTTATGAAAGACATACCTTCAAAAGAGGCAATATTTAGAAACGCTTTAGAAAGTTTTGGGCTTTTAAAAGGAAAAGGATTGATGCTTGGGCTTGATATAAAAAAAGATTGCAAAGAGATATCAAATGAACTTCACAAAAGAGGGCTTGTAATAAACTGCACCGCCAACAGCGTTTTAAGAATGCTTCCGCCTCTTGTTATCACAAAAGAAGAGATAGAAGAGGGATTAGATATATTGACATCTACGCTAAAAGATCTTTTATAA
- the recA gene encoding recombinase RecA, giving the protein MDQEKKKALEATLTQVEKKYGKGAVMPMKAAYEKQTINVIPTGILSVDRATGVGGLPRGKIIEIFGPESAGKTTLALYAIAEAQKQGGIALFIDAEHALDPKYAVKLGVNLDAMYISQPDYGEQALEIADAFINSNTVDIIVVDSVAALVPKDELEGEMGDAQVGKQARLMSQALRKLKGATNKSNTTLIFINQIREKIGQMYGNPETTPGGRALKFFADMRLEVRKTGDIKAGDNKIGYSAKVRVVKNKLAPPFQEGEYEVYFGEGVCKICDLVNVAIEMGIIQKSGSWYSYQDTKIGQGKEQVKTFLTENKDIAKDIETKIRQAIYSSNNPPPSEENKKEQKAQTKKEEA; this is encoded by the coding sequence ATGGATCAAGAAAAGAAAAAAGCCTTAGAGGCGACTCTTACACAAGTAGAAAAGAAATACGGCAAAGGTGCCGTTATGCCTATGAAGGCCGCCTACGAAAAACAAACCATAAACGTCATTCCTACAGGGATATTGTCTGTGGATAGAGCTACGGGAGTAGGTGGCTTACCAAGGGGTAAGATTATAGAAATATTTGGACCAGAATCTGCAGGCAAAACCACATTAGCCCTTTATGCTATAGCAGAAGCCCAAAAGCAAGGGGGTATAGCGCTTTTTATAGACGCAGAACACGCTTTGGACCCAAAGTACGCCGTAAAACTTGGGGTAAATCTTGATGCTATGTATATATCCCAGCCAGATTATGGAGAGCAAGCCCTTGAGATAGCGGATGCTTTTATAAACTCAAACACAGTGGATATTATAGTAGTAGACTCGGTGGCTGCTTTGGTACCAAAAGATGAATTAGAAGGCGAAATGGGTGATGCTCAAGTAGGTAAACAAGCAAGGCTTATGTCTCAGGCTTTAAGAAAACTAAAGGGAGCCACCAATAAATCCAATACAACCCTTATATTTATAAATCAAATAAGAGAAAAAATAGGTCAGATGTACGGAAACCCAGAAACCACACCGGGCGGAAGAGCTTTGAAGTTTTTTGCAGATATGAGGCTTGAAGTAAGAAAAACTGGAGATATAAAAGCCGGAGATAACAAAATAGGCTACAGTGCGAAGGTAAGGGTAGTAAAAAACAAATTAGCACCACCTTTCCAAGAGGGCGAATACGAAGTTTACTTTGGCGAAGGTGTATGTAAAATCTGTGATCTTGTAAACGTAGCAATAGAGATGGGTATAATTCAAAAAAGCGGTAGTTGGTACAGCTATCAAGATACAAAGATAGGCCAAGGCAAAGAACAAGTTAAGACATTTTTAACTGAAAACAAAGATATAGCAAAAGACATAGAAACCAAAATAAGACAAGCCATATATAGCTCCAACAACCCACCACCATCAGAAGAAAACAAAAAAGAGCAAAAAGCCCAAACCAAAAAAGAAGAAGCGTAG
- the gatC gene encoding Asp-tRNA(Asn)/Glu-tRNA(Gln) amidotransferase subunit GatC encodes MSISKEEVIKIAKLSRLELKEDEVEFFSAQMKNILDFVNKLNEVKAELLEEEYSNSTPLREDEPEASLEVDKVLLNAPAKRLNMFEVPKIVDAN; translated from the coding sequence ATGAGTATTAGCAAAGAAGAGGTTATAAAAATAGCAAAGCTTTCAAGGTTAGAGTTAAAAGAGGATGAAGTAGAGTTTTTCTCAGCTCAAATGAAAAACATACTTGATTTTGTAAACAAGCTAAATGAAGTAAAAGCCGAGCTCCTAGAAGAAGAGTATAGCAACTCTACACCTTTAAGAGAAGATGAACCAGAGGCTTCTTTAGAGGTGGACAAAGTCCTTCTAAACGCTCCAGCTAAGCGTTTAAACATGTTTGAAGTTCCAAAAATAGTAGATGCAAACTGA
- a CDS encoding plasma-membrane proton-efflux P-type ATPase: protein MESYKGLTEDQAKENIKKYGFNEIKEKKESTFVLFLKKFWGPIPWLLEFTGILTFLLKKYPDAIAIFVLLIFNGVVSFWHELSAQNALELLKKHLSVKAKVLRDGIWKEIDAKYITIDDIVLLQSGFAVPADVEILEGAISVDQSSITGESLPKSLKPKDTAYMGSFVVRGEAIGRVINIGEHTFFGKSAKLVQEAKTKTQLEVVVFELVKYLFLFGVFLIIILLGLSISKGFYLGDVLPVLVVMLIPIIPVALPAAFTLSTALGAKELAKNGVLTTKLSAIESAASMDILCTDKTGTITKNKITVDKILPVGNYQEKDVMCYGAISSDPKQKDPIEEAIFNYLKDDCYKIEKEDFEAFDPSKKYSTAKIKKDNEEIYVFKGSPKVAPIEDENQENLYKEMASMGLRVLAVWIEKDHKKELVGFIGFSDPPREDSKELIEKIRDLGVDVKMITGDTKETASHIASLVGIEGDVCEAKDIREACGVFAGVLPEDKFKIVKTYQKMGHIVGMTGDGINDAPALKQADFGIAVSNATDVAKAAASVVLTEEGLINIVSAIVVSRKIYQRLLTYVFSKTIRVFAVVLTIFAFFIIDKDFVLTTKMIIAMFFYNDFLTLSLATDNVGYSQKPDKWDIKKISIASLAFGIFSVLWIVGGIYIFGHLVFKLPLQNIKTLTFLALVLTIPVSIFSVRERDFGIKNMPSKALLFSMLFAIVGSNLMALYGFLMPKLPVYIVLTMDLYIFLMFIPFNTLKIFTFKSLKMI from the coding sequence GTGGAAAGTTACAAAGGCTTAACGGAAGATCAAGCTAAAGAAAATATAAAAAAGTATGGCTTTAACGAAATAAAAGAAAAAAAAGAATCAACCTTTGTCTTGTTTCTCAAAAAATTTTGGGGTCCTATACCTTGGCTTTTAGAATTTACAGGTATATTGACGTTTTTACTAAAAAAGTATCCTGATGCGATAGCTATTTTTGTATTGCTAATATTTAACGGGGTAGTATCTTTTTGGCATGAGCTAAGCGCTCAAAACGCTTTGGAGCTTTTAAAAAAACATCTAAGTGTAAAAGCTAAAGTACTAAGAGACGGCATTTGGAAAGAGATAGATGCAAAGTATATTACAATAGATGATATTGTACTTTTACAAAGTGGATTTGCAGTACCAGCTGATGTAGAGATTTTAGAAGGTGCGATATCGGTAGACCAATCAAGTATAACAGGAGAATCTCTTCCTAAAAGCCTAAAACCTAAAGATACAGCGTATATGGGTTCTTTTGTGGTAAGAGGAGAGGCTATAGGAAGGGTGATAAACATAGGAGAGCATACGTTTTTTGGAAAATCTGCAAAGCTAGTACAAGAGGCTAAAACCAAAACCCAGCTTGAAGTAGTGGTTTTTGAGCTGGTAAAATACTTATTTTTGTTTGGGGTCTTTCTCATAATAATATTGTTAGGTCTTTCCATATCAAAAGGTTTTTATTTAGGCGATGTTTTACCTGTTCTTGTGGTAATGCTCATTCCTATCATACCTGTAGCTTTGCCAGCGGCTTTCACACTCTCCACAGCGCTTGGAGCAAAAGAACTTGCTAAAAACGGTGTCCTCACCACAAAACTCTCAGCTATCGAATCTGCTGCATCGATGGATATACTTTGCACCGATAAAACAGGTACTATTACAAAAAACAAGATAACAGTAGATAAAATCCTCCCTGTAGGTAATTACCAAGAAAAAGATGTAATGTGTTACGGAGCCATATCTTCTGACCCAAAGCAAAAAGACCCCATAGAAGAGGCAATATTTAACTATTTAAAAGACGATTGCTACAAAATAGAAAAAGAAGATTTTGAGGCTTTTGATCCATCAAAAAAATACTCAACAGCAAAAATCAAAAAAGACAACGAAGAAATATATGTATTTAAAGGTTCGCCTAAAGTAGCTCCCATAGAAGATGAAAATCAAGAAAACCTTTACAAAGAAATGGCTAGCATGGGGCTAAGAGTTTTGGCGGTTTGGATAGAAAAAGACCACAAAAAAGAGTTGGTGGGTTTTATAGGCTTTTCTGATCCTCCAAGAGAAGACTCTAAAGAACTTATAGAAAAAATAAGGGACTTAGGTGTAGATGTAAAAATGATTACCGGTGATACCAAAGAAACTGCAAGTCATATAGCCTCTTTGGTAGGGATAGAAGGTGATGTTTGCGAAGCAAAAGATATAAGAGAAGCCTGCGGAGTGTTTGCCGGAGTATTACCAGAAGATAAATTTAAAATTGTAAAAACCTACCAAAAGATGGGTCATATAGTAGGTATGACCGGAGATGGCATCAACGATGCTCCAGCTTTAAAACAGGCAGACTTTGGTATAGCAGTCTCAAACGCCACAGATGTGGCAAAAGCGGCCGCTTCAGTGGTTTTAACAGAAGAGGGACTAATAAATATAGTTTCTGCCATAGTGGTATCAAGAAAAATATATCAAAGACTTCTAACATACGTATTCTCAAAGACCATAAGAGTTTTTGCCGTAGTGCTTACGATATTTGCATTTTTTATTATAGACAAAGATTTTGTACTCACTACAAAAATGATAATAGCCATGTTTTTTTACAACGATTTTCTTACGCTTTCTTTGGCCACAGACAACGTTGGCTATTCTCAAAAACCAGATAAATGGGATATAAAAAAGATATCTATAGCATCTTTGGCATTTGGTATTTTTAGTGTTTTATGGATTGTAGGTGGTATATACATCTTTGGTCATCTAGTATTCAAGCTTCCTCTTCAAAATATAAAAACTCTAACTTTTCTTGCCTTAGTCCTTACCATACCCGTCAGTATATTCTCAGTAAGAGAAAGAGACTTTGGTATAAAAAATATGCCTTCAAAAGCATTATTGTTTTCTATGCTTTTTGCAATAGTAGGTTCAAACCTTATGGCTTTATACGGTTTTCTAATGCCAAAGCTTCCAGTTTATATAGTACTCACAATGGACCTTTACATATTCTTAATGTTTATACCCTTTAATACATTAAAGATTTTTACTTTTAAAAGCCTCAAAATGATATAA
- a CDS encoding flagellar basal body L-ring protein FlgH, translating to MKFKKLVFLAFNVIMLSLLLNSCASTPHHLKYLPYSTPSQNLNYASKGSLYVPDSPMANLYSDQRAFAVGDLVHILVSESVNAVESISNQTQRSSTFNDAISSFFGLPSSTLRNLGVGANSNAQQKAQGTESQSGVFTTTITAYVKRVYPNGNLLIEGHKIIYLNNVERVITLRGIVRPQDIDNTDTVPSQDIANLEILYQGHGYLVNGSQPGWLARFLAKILPF from the coding sequence ATGAAGTTTAAGAAGCTTGTTTTTTTAGCTTTTAACGTTATAATGCTTAGTTTATTGCTAAATAGCTGTGCTTCAACGCCTCATCACTTAAAATACTTACCCTATTCAACACCATCTCAAAATCTAAACTATGCATCAAAAGGTAGCCTGTACGTACCAGATAGTCCTATGGCTAATCTTTACAGCGACCAAAGGGCTTTTGCAGTGGGGGATTTGGTACACATCCTTGTTTCAGAAAGCGTAAACGCCGTAGAAAGTATATCAAATCAAACTCAACGTTCAAGCACATTCAACGACGCTATCTCCTCGTTTTTTGGACTTCCTTCAAGTACTCTTAGAAATTTAGGGGTTGGAGCAAACTCAAACGCACAGCAAAAAGCTCAAGGCACAGAATCTCAAAGCGGGGTTTTTACTACTACTATTACAGCTTATGTAAAAAGAGTTTACCCAAATGGCAACCTTCTCATAGAAGGTCATAAAATTATATATCTAAACAACGTAGAAAGGGTAATTACGTTAAGGGGTATCGTAAGACCTCAAGATATAGACAACACAGATACCGTCCCAAGCCAGGATATAGCAAACTTAGAGATTTTATACCAAGGCCATGGTTATCTAGTAAATGGCTCTCAACCAGGATGGCTAGCTAGATTTTTGGCAAAGATCCTCCCCTTTTAA
- a CDS encoding acetyl-CoA carboxylase biotin carboxylase subunit, whose amino-acid sequence MIKKLLIANRGEIAVRIIRTAKEMGIKTVAIYSEADKNSLHVEMADEAICIGPPKAADSYLNIPSIMAAAEVTKVDAIHPGYGFLSENPTFAEIVQASNIKFVGPPSEVIELSGDKVKAKEIAKKAGVPVVPGSDGEVSFLEAKEIAHKIGYPVVLKAAAGGGGRGIRIVRDDKELLEVMQTAMAEAKNSFGDERIYIEKYLINPKHIEVQILSDGKNVITLGERECSLQRRHQKIIEESPSASISDSERELLYEYAIRFAKAINYIGAGTVEFLYTEGQFYFIEMNARIQVEHPVTEMTTGIDIVSYQLLIADEGELDIDSIKPRGFAIECRINAEDPITFIPSVGVVEKLRLPGGFGVRVDTHLYQGYSIPQYYDSLLAKIIAYGKNKEEAINRMKRAINETKIEGKSLKSNLDLHRKLLDTTEFKKNEHHVRFLENMI is encoded by the coding sequence ATGATTAAAAAGCTACTTATAGCAAATAGAGGCGAAATCGCCGTAAGAATTATAAGAACCGCCAAAGAGATGGGCATAAAAACCGTGGCCATATACTCCGAAGCAGATAAAAATTCCCTACACGTAGAAATGGCTGATGAAGCAATATGCATAGGCCCGCCGAAGGCAGCCGATAGCTACTTAAATATTCCTTCTATAATGGCAGCCGCAGAAGTTACAAAAGTAGACGCCATACACCCAGGATACGGCTTTTTGTCGGAAAATCCAACATTTGCAGAAATAGTTCAAGCTAGCAATATAAAGTTTGTGGGACCACCTTCAGAAGTTATAGAATTAAGCGGTGATAAGGTAAAGGCCAAGGAGATAGCAAAGAAAGCTGGAGTACCGGTAGTACCAGGAAGCGACGGTGAAGTAAGCTTTTTAGAAGCAAAGGAGATAGCTCACAAAATAGGATATCCAGTTGTGTTAAAAGCGGCAGCCGGTGGCGGTGGTAGAGGCATAAGGATAGTAAGAGACGATAAAGAGCTTCTTGAAGTGATGCAAACAGCTATGGCAGAAGCAAAAAATTCCTTTGGAGATGAAAGGATATATATAGAAAAATACCTTATAAACCCAAAACATATAGAAGTACAAATACTATCTGATGGGAAAAACGTAATAACCTTAGGAGAAAGAGAATGCTCTTTACAAAGAAGGCATCAAAAGATAATAGAAGAATCGCCTTCTGCTTCAATATCTGATTCTGAAAGAGAGCTGCTATACGAATACGCTATAAGGTTTGCAAAAGCTATAAACTACATAGGAGCTGGCACTGTAGAATTCCTCTACACAGAAGGGCAATTTTATTTCATAGAAATGAACGCTCGTATACAAGTAGAACATCCCGTAACCGAGATGACTACAGGAATAGACATAGTGTCTTATCAGCTTTTAATAGCGGATGAAGGTGAGCTTGATATAGACTCTATAAAACCACGAGGATTTGCTATAGAATGTAGAATAAATGCAGAAGACCCTATTACTTTCATACCATCTGTAGGTGTTGTTGAAAAACTAAGATTACCAGGCGGGTTTGGAGTAAGAGTAGATACCCATCTTTACCAAGGCTATAGCATACCCCAATATTACGACTCTCTTTTAGCCAAAATAATAGCTTATGGTAAAAATAAAGAAGAAGCTATAAATCGCATGAAAAGAGCTATTAACGAAACAAAGATAGAAGGAAAATCTCTAAAATCAAACTTAGATCTTCACAGAAAACTTTTAGACACAACAGAGTTCAAAAAAAATGAGCATCATGTAAGATTTTTAGAAAACATGATATAA
- a CDS encoding DUF167 domain-containing protein: MILRVKVKPNAKTVSVEQLEDKSLKISIKAPPVDGKANEELINVLSEFLKVSKSKIHIKAGKSSKEKLVEIYD, translated from the coding sequence ATGATTTTAAGGGTAAAAGTAAAACCAAACGCAAAAACCGTTTCGGTGGAGCAATTAGAAGACAAAAGCTTAAAAATAAGCATAAAAGCTCCGCCGGTGGACGGTAAAGCAAACGAAGAACTCATCAACGTTTTGTCGGAATTTCTAAAAGTATCAAAATCTAAGATACACATAAAAGCAGGAAAAAGCTCAAAAGAAAAACTTGTGGAAATATATGATTAA
- a CDS encoding citryl-CoA lyase has product MEKKWRTGITLHKGEDTYIRGYKLLDLVGNLSFSQAIYLILKGELPSEKEAKMMDAIFVSVIDHGIAPPSVIAARAVASGGNTLNVGVAAGVATFGSAHGGALEDAMKFMQDNINKNIEELVKEYLENKKPIPGFGHKYYKEFDPRTKRLMDIAKSLGFYDKYCAFAEKVEEEILKQKGKKLVLNVDGAIAAVTSEMGFDWRLGKGFFIIGRVPGLVAHVYEELTKEKPFSKRLNEKEETEYTGIEPRELPQEFKKF; this is encoded by the coding sequence ATGGAAAAAAAATGGCGTACCGGTATCACTCTTCACAAAGGCGAAGACACCTATATAAGAGGTTACAAGCTATTAGACTTAGTAGGTAACCTTAGCTTTTCACAAGCGATATATCTAATATTAAAAGGTGAGCTGCCATCTGAAAAAGAAGCCAAGATGATGGATGCTATCTTTGTATCTGTAATAGACCACGGCATAGCTCCACCTTCTGTAATAGCTGCAAGAGCTGTAGCCTCTGGTGGCAACACGCTAAACGTAGGAGTAGCCGCTGGTGTTGCGACATTTGGTTCTGCTCACGGTGGGGCTTTGGAAGATGCGATGAAGTTTATGCAAGATAACATAAACAAAAATATAGAAGAGCTTGTAAAAGAATATCTTGAAAATAAAAAACCAATACCTGGTTTTGGACATAAATACTACAAAGAATTTGACCCAAGGACAAAGAGGCTGATGGATATAGCTAAATCTTTGGGCTTTTACGATAAGTATTGTGCTTTTGCAGAAAAAGTAGAAGAAGAGATACTTAAACAAAAGGGCAAAAAGCTCGTGTTAAACGTAGACGGTGCCATAGCTGCTGTTACATCGGAAATGGGGTTTGATTGGAGGCTTGGTAAAGGATTTTTCATAATAGGAAGGGTTCCTGGGCTTGTAGCTCACGTATACGAAGAACTTACCAAAGAAAAGCCTTTTAGCAAGAGATTAAACGAAAAGGAAGAAACTGAATACACCGGGATAGAACCAAGAGAGCTTCCTCAAGAGTTTAAAAAGTTTTAA
- the moeB gene encoding molybdopterin-synthase adenylyltransferase MoeB, with product MFDFTEEQIKRYARHIILPEVGGVGQKKISQAKILVIGAGGLGSPAIYYLAAAGVGTLGIVDFDKVDYSNLQRQIIHTEDRVGMPKVESAAMTVKALNKDVNVITYNTMINKDNVMDIIKDYDIILDGTDNFPTRFLINDACYFLGKKLVSAAMLRFEGQITVFNYEDKENSPCYRCLFPEPPPPGLVPTCQEAGILGSIGGIMGAIQATEALKLVIGCGEPLIGKLLIMDALSMDFRKVNLRKDKSCPLCGENAHIKELIEYEQTCDVHF from the coding sequence ATGTTTGATTTTACTGAAGAGCAAATTAAAAGATATGCAAGACATATAATATTACCAGAAGTAGGTGGTGTTGGACAAAAAAAGATAAGCCAAGCCAAAATTTTGGTAATAGGTGCCGGTGGGCTTGGATCACCAGCTATATATTACTTAGCGGCAGCTGGGGTTGGTACACTTGGCATTGTAGATTTTGATAAAGTAGACTATTCAAATCTCCAAAGGCAAATTATTCATACAGAAGATAGGGTAGGAATGCCTAAAGTTGAATCTGCCGCCATGACGGTAAAAGCCCTAAACAAAGATGTAAACGTCATCACTTACAACACTATGATAAACAAAGACAACGTAATGGATATTATAAAAGATTACGACATCATATTAGATGGTACCGACAACTTTCCCACAAGGTTTTTAATAAACGATGCTTGCTATTTCTTAGGTAAAAAGCTTGTATCAGCCGCGATGCTCAGATTCGAAGGTCAAATAACCGTATTTAACTACGAAGACAAGGAAAACTCTCCTTGTTATAGGTGTTTGTTCCCAGAACCACCGCCCCCGGGGCTTGTGCCCACTTGCCAAGAAGCTGGCATACTCGGTTCTATCGGTGGTATAATGGGTGCAATACAAGCCACAGAAGCTTTAAAACTTGTAATAGGCTGTGGAGAGCCCCTTATAGGTAAACTGCTTATCATGGATGCTTTGTCTATGGATTTTAGAAAAGTAAATCTAAGAAAAGATAAATCTTGCCCGCTTTGCGGAGAAAACGCTCATATAAAAGAGCTAATAGAATATGAACAAACCTGCGATGTTCATTTTTAG